The bacterium nucleotide sequence CTTCGACCTGCAACTGGACCCCCACGGCACGCCCTTCCAGGCGGCGGTGTGGCGCCGTCTGCTGGCGATCCCCTGCGGGAAATTACGCACCTACGAGCAGGTGGCCGCCGAGATCCGGCGTCCCAGCGCGGTGCGGGCCGTCGGCCAGGCCGTCGGCCAGAACCCCCTGCCCATCCTGATCCCCTGCCACCGCGTGGTCGGCTCGGACGGCGCGCTGGTCGGCTTCGCCGGCGGCCTGTCGGTCAAGGCCCAGTTGCTGCGCCTGGAAGGCCACACCCTCGGCGACTCCCCCCGCCTGGAACCCCCTCAACTCTTCTGAACGCGGGCCGATGACAAGCCCGTCTCCGGGCTGGCGCGACGCGTCGTCCCCGGGTTATCTTCCCCGGCCGAACCGCCCCACACGGGGGTGGACGG carries:
- a CDS encoding methylated-DNA--[protein]-cysteine S-methyltransferase, encoding AGITDGGWTMLRYALLRTVLDPLLAVAGDEGLVRLEFLPRAYQYHIHAHAVARSLGDEPGLVEDDASFEPLRSQLAEYFTGRRETFDLQLDPHGTPFQAAVWRRLLAIPCGKLRTYEQVAAEIRRPSAVRAVGQAVGQNPLPILIPCHRVVGSDGALVGFAGGLSVKAQLLRLEGHTLGDSPRLEPPQLF